The proteins below are encoded in one region of Chroicocephalus ridibundus chromosome 9, bChrRid1.1, whole genome shotgun sequence:
- the LOC134520822 gene encoding APC membrane recruitment protein 1-like produces MQPNGLAAMERGCPEEPARSGWPSVACGQQEGSERRREETGDRLPERGDASVGAAEPPQAQPPPGKLKKTAFKLFGGKRSICTLPSLFGGRSKGQGKAGSKKGLSKCRTHEGLSGAAGEKGGEAPAESPREGSGDSRPGPLPSSQSAPSAVDAGARLDVGRRDSCEAGGAEGCEKKPSGEKSSLPRAKKGLRGFLNSIRRHRKSKAAECEPAELCEWSGDAEEAGKAAGAGAESRGAAEGRGPGPVPAAAASPGGTAGDGSAGPAAGCGEAAQPGCPAAGDGSSEGEAVAMPGKRDVLDTKSEAEADAGAEFDPGNLLLGFHPDLVDTDPPCLHSGDLLSLILGDVTSLKSFDSLTGCGDDIAEPDMAESSISVERSRDAAKRSSCLVTYQGGGEEMAVPEEAEEFLHQIWSSHASGDGSYGAQVSSSSLETQASREADAPPYLGDAMDGVDLLTPQSDQQESAPNSDEGYYDSTTPGPEDEGGDGLGEMKKERLPRDSYSGDALYEFDALTSPSHGEESLFESKVSRPGIVSYFLDFCLPGERSLIQMLDEKRGLMETEEERLAAIQKELLYWELQREPAWKGRDVPSTEKCPRDKQCVECQTRAGGSIGKNQSGLGSEPVASLAPNRGVNSGVSVSRVENPEWRDFPGTLCPENCSSSQKGHGSCLIEVTKNKAGFDLEPDCGLFGGSVPVQAGLFPGYRLPEAERGGGAETGTGEPRVGSEREPEHAVSFSQALVEFASSGTLFSSLSESLGSSGSGSSFPQSLPALPTMVTFDIVDVEQEGEGECERHPEMNAGEDIAEVFEDGYGRKESLAECEEGMSPGHPLGSFPSCDWGVASLPRHLRLHGLSPAMPAPLSVGRRSRSLDTESLELELAHAQVAESDPQPGRPRAQREGGRRDSGGARRSRSQEEEEGELAAADGGLSWPGWRHLQHDAEAAAGALERWGLAPAAAVERAWEPSEQPGAACPVPSLSLSVAGETAGRRPPEPEPGRRPLRPCHLPLQSEARRPREVAGPCRPRGEAAAKKLPPLFPPGGAEPQVPPGFRFACSPEKGALCKPVGVAQGIPQRPEGSARAGESPERCGEPLKGRASPGHALPAGCGSTAGSVTEGQ; encoded by the coding sequence ATGCAGCCGAACGGCCTGGCCGCCATGGAGAGGGGCTGCCCGGAGGAGCCCGCCCGCAGCGGGTGGCCGTCGGTGGCCTgcgggcagcaggagggaagcgAGCGTCGGCGGGAGGAGACCGGGGACCGGCTGCCCGAGCGGGGCGATGCCTCTgtgggggctgcagagccaccGCAGGCTCAGCCGCCCCCCGGCAAGCTGAAGAAAACGGCTTTCAAACTGTTTGGGGGGAAGAGGAGCATCTGCACGCTGCCCAGTTTGTTTGGCGGCAGGAGCAAAGGGCAGGGGAAAGCGGGCTCTAAGAAGGGCCTCAGTAAATGCCGGACCCACGAGGGGCTCAGCGGAGCTGCCGGCGAGAAGGGCGGCGAGGCGCCAGCGGAGAGCCctcgggaggggagcggggactCGCGTCCCGGCCCTTTGCCCAGCTCCCAAAGCGCTCCCTCGGCCGTCGACGCCGGCGCCAGGTTGGATGTCGGCCGTCGGGACAGCTGTGAAGCCGGGGGCGCGGAGGGCTGCGAGAAAAAGCCCAGCGGAGAGAAGTCGTCCTTGCCGCGAGCCAAAAAAGGGCTGAGAGGGTTTTTGAACAGCATCCGTCGCCACCGGAAGAGCAAGGCTGCCGAGTGTGAGCCGGCGGAGCTGTGCGAGTGGAGCGGGGATGCGGAGGAGGCCGGCAAAGCCGCTGGTGCGGGAGCGGAGAGCcgaggggctgcagagggaaggggaccgggccctgtccctgctgccgcaGCCAGCccggggggcacggcgggggacGGCtcggccggccccgctgccggctgcggggaggctgcccagcctggctgtcccGCGGCCGGAGACGGCAGCTCTGAGGGCGAGGCGGTGGCGATGCCGGGGAAGAGGGACGTTCTGGACACGAAATCGGAGGCGGAGGCTGATGCCGGCGCAGAGTTTGACCCTGGCAACCTGCTGCTGGGCTTTCACCCGGACTTGGTGGACACCgaccctccctgcctgcactctgggGACCTGCTGAGCCTCATCCTGGGAGACGTCACCTCCCTGAAGAGCTTCGACTCGCTGACGGGGTGCGGAGACGACATCGCGGAGCCGGACATGGCCGAGAGCAGCATCTCTGTGGAGCGCAGCAGAGACGCCGCGAAGCGGAGCTCCTGCCTGGTGACCTACCAGggcggtggggaggagatggccgtgccggaggaggcggaggagtTCCTGCACCAGATCTGGAGCAGCCACGCGTCCGGGGACGGGAGCTACGGAGCCCAGGTGTCGAGCAGCAGTTTGGAGACACAGGCGTCGCGCGAGGCGGATGCCCCCCCGTATCTGGGGGACGCGATGGACGGCGTTGACCTCCTGACGCCGCAGAGCGACCAGCAAGAGTCCGCCCCCAATAGCGACGAGGGTTATTACGACTCCACCACGCCGGGGCCGGAGGACGAAGGCGGAGACGGGCTCGGTGAGATGAAGAAGGAGCGTCTTCCCAGAGACAGTTACAGCGGCGATGCACTGTACGAGTTTGACGCGCTGACGAGTCCCTCGCACGGGGAGGAATCCCTGTTTGAGAGCAAAGTCTCTCGGCCGGGGATCGTCAGCTACTTCTTGGACTTCTGCCTGCCTGGGGAGAGGAGCCTGATCCAGATGCTGGATGAGAAAAGGGGGCTGATGGAGACGGAGGAAGAGCGGCTGGCGGCCATTCAGAAAGAGCTGCTGTactgggagctgcagagggagCCGGCCTGGAAAGGCCGTGATGTTCCCAGCACGGAGAAGTGTCCGCGGGACAAGCAGTGCGTGGAATGTCAAACCAGAGCAGGCGGCTCGATTGGCAAGAACCAGAGCGGCCTTGGTAGCGAGCCGGTGGCCTCGCTCGCCCCAAACAGGGGTGTGAATAGTGGGGTGTCGGTGTCCAGAGTCGAAAACCCAGAGTGGAGGGATTTTCCCGGGACTCTGTGTCCAGAAAACTGCTCCAGCAGCCAAAAAGGCCACGGAAGTTGCCTTATTGAGGTCACGAAGAACAAGGCGGGGTTCGATTTGGAGCCGGACTGTGGGTTGTTTGGGGGCTCCGTCCCTGTGCAAGCGGGGCTGTTCCCCGGGTACCGGCTGCCGGAGGCAGAGCGTGGCGGCGGAGCAGAGACCGGCACCGGCGAGCCCCGGGTGGGCAGCGAGCGCGAGCCCGAGCATGCCGTGAGCTTCTCGCAGGCGCTGGTGGAGTTTGCCAGCAGCGGGACGCTCTTCTCCAGCCTCTCGGAAAGCCTGGGGAGCTCCGGCTCCGGCTCGTCCTTCCCCCagagcctgcctgccctgcccaccaTGGTCACCTTCGACATCGTGGACGtggagcaggaaggggaaggggagtgCGAGCGGCACCCCGAGATGAACGCCGGCGAGGACATTGCCGAGGTCTTTGAGGACGGCTACGGGCGGAAAGAGTCGCTGGCGGAATGCGAGGAGGGAATGTCCCCGGGGCACCCGCTGGGCTCCTTCCCGAGCTGCGACTGGGGCGTTGCCAGCCTGCCCCGCCACCTGCGCCTCCACGGGCTGAGCCCCGCCATGCCGGCCCCGCTCTCCGTCGGCCGCAGGAGCCGCTCGCTGGACACGGAGAGCCTGGAGCTGGAGCTCGCCCACGCGCAGGTGGCCGAGAGCGATCCCCAGCCGGGCCGGCCGCGGGCGCAGCGGGAGGGCGGCAGGAGGGACTCGGGCGGAGCGAGGAGAAGCcggagccaggaggaggaggagggcgagctGGCGGCGGCCGACGGCGGGTTGAGCTGGCCGGGCTGGCGGCACCTCCAGCACGACGCCGAGGCGGCTGCCGGGGCCCTGGAGCGCTGGGGACTGGCTCCGGCCGCCGCCGTGGAGAGGGCCTGGGAGCCGTCGGAGCAGCCGGGCGCCgcgtgtcccgtcccgtccctgtccctcagCGTGGCCGGAGAGACTGCGGGCAGGCGGCccccggagccggagccgggccgGCGCCCGCTCAGGCCCTGCCATTTACCTCTGCAGAGCGAGGCCCGGCGGCCGCGGGAGGTGGCCGGTCCCTGCCGGCCCCGCGGAGAAGCCGCCGCCAAGAAGCTGCCGCCCTTGTTCCCCCCTGGAGGAGCCGAGCCCCAGGTGCCCCCCGGCTTTCGTTTCGCCTGCTCCCCGGAGAAGGGCGCCCTGTGCAAACCCGTCGGTGTCGCCCAGGGCATCCCGCAGCGTCCCGAGGGCAGCGCCCGCGCCGGAGAGAGCCCGGAGCGCTGCGGGGAGCCCCTGaagggcagggccagccccggcCACGCGCTGCCCGCCGGCTGCGGCAGCACGGCCGGGAGCGTCACCGAGGGCCAGTAG